Proteins encoded in a region of the Planococcus citri chromosome 1, ihPlaCitr1.1, whole genome shotgun sequence genome:
- the LOC135845619 gene encoding uncharacterized protein LOC135845619, translated as MPTSTFHRTVLLAVLSTIWVQTNGLHFPERLNFTELLSKPYFVDKSELLKVFLDGSQFNLVTCPRRFGKSVNLQMVKLFTEIELDENHLPKHYTNTSAYEIFKDKKIFENITFVEEHMCKYVVVHVDLLYNKTVKNFTHDVALQFINDKFYDAFSKFCWILGIPKDQLLARGLQEDEIKFLDRINHKKIVERDLQASLKRLGRILRKFFDAKMIFLLDNYDNVMWNGLSSVRYDIETLYVQLGEVINGIFIHSDDLVYTGMIFSTSRIVLGVKDLYYEKVEQNLFLENHKFSKYFGFTELEVEAILNKVHNNTEDPKKHMMEYYGAYVTKEKKLRIYSPFSVTQYCENVAENEPEPIQNYYIHTEKGADDLYMTLFRFLEFRDLANVYATNGSFEFEPVDKCTQVDFSNFLGLVEKVNEKMKRYDYNLLMTFAMEEGLIGFAFNSKGSKYKWPNLEIRNTLKLTLHKYNVFLDPSQWGTKNDTDFFINCTTIPV; from the coding sequence atGCCAACGAGTACATTTCATCGAACCGTTTTATTGGCCGTTCTATCGACAATTTGGGTACAGACGAACGGACTCCATTTTCCCGAACGTTTGAATTTCACTGAACTGCTCTCGAAACCGTACTTCGTCGATAAAagcgaacttttgaaagttttcttgGATGGATCTCAGTTCAACTTGGTAACATGTCCGAGACGTTTCGGAAAATCAGTCAACTTGCAAATGGTGAAATTATTCACCGAAATCGAACTGGACGAGAATCATTTACCCAAGCATTACACGAATACTTCGGCTTATGAGATATTCAAAGACAAGAAGATCTTCGAAAACATCACTTTCGTCGAAGAGCACATGTGCAAATACGTCGTCGTTCACGTAGATCTGTTGTACAACAAAACGGTGAAGAATTTCACGCACGATGTAGCTCTGCAATTCATAAACGATAAATTTTACGACGCTTTCTCGAAATTTTGCTGGATACTGGGTATACCCAAAGACCAGTTGTTGGCTCGTGGCTTGCAAGAAgacgaaatcaaatttttggatcGAATAAATCATAAGAAGATCGTCGAACGAGATTTACAAGCTTCGCTGAAGCGACTGGGCAGAATATTGAGGAAGTTTTTCGACGCCAAGATGATCTTCTTGTTGGATAACTACGATAATGTCATGTGGAACGGATTAAGCTCGGTTAGATACGATATCGAGACATTGTACGTTCAGCTGGGCGAAGTGATAAATGGTATCTTTATACACTCGGACGATTTGGTTTACACTGGTATGATTTTCAGCACGAGTAGAATAGTACTCGGTGTGAAAGACCTGTATTACGAGAAAGTCGAACAAAATCTATTCTTAGAAAATCATAAATTCAGCAAGTACTTCGGGTTCACCGAACTCGAGGTCGAAGCTATCCTGAACAAAGTCCATAACAACACCGAAGACCCGAAGAAGCACATGATGGAGTATTACGGAGCGTATGTGACCAAGGAGAAGAAATTACGTATTTATAGCCCCTTCTCGGTGACCCAATATTGTGAAAATGTCGCCGAAAACGAACCAGAACCTATACAAAATTACTATATTCACACGGAGAAAGGAGCCGATGATTTGTACATGACGCTGTTTAGGTTTTTGGAATTTCGCGACCTAGCTAATGTGTACGCTACTAATGGTAGTTTTGAATTCGAACCGGTCGATAAATGCACCcaagtggatttttcaaatttcctcggACTGGTAGAGAAGGTGAATGAGAAAATGAAACGTTACGATTACAATTTATTAATGACGTTCGCGATGGAAGAAGGTCTCATAGGATTCGCGTTCAATAGCAAAGGTAGCAAGTACAAGTGGCCCAATTTGGAAATCAGAAACACGCTGAAGCTGACTTTACACAAGTATAACGTCTTCTTGGATCCGAGTCAGTGGGGTACTAAGAACGATAccgatttttttataaattgtacAACGATACCTGTGTAA